In the Pelmatolapia mariae isolate MD_Pm_ZW linkage group LG10_11, Pm_UMD_F_2, whole genome shotgun sequence genome, gactccggccctcgaggcctggagttggacacccctgctttaagcACTAACCCGGTTAAAGGGTTAAACTCTGCAGATTGCAGCAAAGCAAGCAAagtctctccagaccccagaAGACATTTTACAGCAAGAGGTTTTTAACAGTTGTGTCCCAAAATGTGATGGCATGAAACAGCAGTTTAGTTTGGTTCTCACGTCTTTTTGGAGATTATTCACCGAtgtcagtttggtgttttgctgactgactgcacagaaacaacattttctttgtgttttccagTTATTTCTCTCAGCTGTCAGACAGTGGTCAAAAGCTGGGAGAGGAAGTGAGGCGCTCCTACCATCAGCTGGTGCTCATGCTTGTGGAGGCGGTACAGGGCTTCAGCAGCCTCAATGAGAAGTGAGCGCTTTCCTCTAACCCGTCGTGATTTCGTGAATTTAGATTTGTTGCAATTAATAAGCAAGTGCAGGAAGTGTTGTTGTGAAAGTGCGTGCACGGTGACCTGATCGCGATCACTGCCCCACAGAGCGTTTCTGCCGGCCCTGTCGTGTGTGCAGACCTGCTTATTGCACCTCCTGGACATGAACTGGGAGGCGCACGATCTTCCTTTCTTCCTGAGCATCAATCTTCCTGACCTCCTCCTCAGCATGTCTCAGGAGAACATCAGCGTCCATGACACTGCCATCAGGTAATCTCAGTGCTCGTCTAAATGTACGAAAAGCTGCTAAAGAAGGCAAAAGACACCTCAGTTTTCACAAACTGCTTTTTGCTTTCTAACTCTGCTTCATTCATGAAGTTTCTTCTGTGGTTTAACTTCATCTGCAGCCAGTGGACAGAGGAGGACGAGATTGCAGACTACAAGAAGAACCAGGAGTGGATGGATGAGTGTATGGACGGGATGTTTGAGAAGTGGTATGACAAAATTGATGAAGAGGAATCGATGGAGGACAGGAGAAAGGTACGCTGCAGTCCATGAacgtagggctgttcgatataaagatatatatcggatgacgatataaaaacatctatcgtttccttttacgctatcgtttgtttcgtggtgtcgtaaaataaactgtttacggcaatattttttcaccgttttgatggtcactgtagtggttatattaatttcttaaagttctctctttctcttatatttaatataaccacctTACAGACGGAcgagcgcctgtttttatgcgttgtcgttagcaatagtgatgggtcggtcgcgaacgaaatggctcttagagccggatctttgacgtgaacgacgcgagccggcttcttatcgcgagccgtggggggggggggggtttctttctctcaccctctctctctcgcactttttttctgcttcactccgcacgcgagccttgtgcttgcgctgggaagaggggggaggggcggtagttacactctcagtagcacaggaacagagcgggagggagagagagagaaagagagccagggacaacattacattagaaaggtatagtaatcatccacaactattttcagttgcggatgataaaggattcagaaagtttattcatgcaggcccatatgacagagaatgtgcatctgctttttgttttcatattttaatttatatttaattgtgttgtggtttacagtgttttgtgtttgttcactttaaatttgtttaaaaggaaaaagctgaaaatttaaatagttgaaatgtgaatagttggtttttgtattatatgatttatttattacattttatgtggagtgaataaacaaaagtatatttacggtggcccctagagacaaagcacgtacaaactctaaaacacgtacaaactccgaagcacgtacaaactccaaaacatgtaaaaactcagaagaacgtaaaaactccaaaacacacacaaaagacaacagaagtgctccaggatgctaggcgcagtgttgagcttttgttacctagtggctacacaagccaacaagtaccaatgaccggatttggtgtgtggtagtaacaggtaaatgaacattttttttgaattatttgaatatatatatatgagtgcttgtgtataaatacacaaacaatacacatttgctttcaattgtgtaatttaagtgatctaggtagctctgttttggaagttcagttaacgctagaaatgtgttttggagtttgtacgtgctttgtctctaggggccaccgcatatatttatatataaaccactttttttttttttttacattagtaattccttttgtgcataattttatattgttgttaataataaattaattaaagcaaaaaaacaacctaaagagccggttcggagtcGAAAGAGCCGGAtctttttagtgagtcgagccgaaagagccgattctctaaaaagagccggaaatcccaacaacgacggtaaaaccatcgcgtgtccgctcgtttattttccacataaacctttcacaataaagctcaagatcctgttgagacttttcaaaataaactgaatcacgtgaaagagtatgcagaatATTTGCGGATGAGAAGCAacaaagagccgtcaggtgctaaaaaataaaccttagactgaaatgttagaacaggcttttccccgcagcacgccgtgtaataaatactcaaaaAGAAAACggtggccgttacaacttatgtctaaaagtgtatagtttcatgcatcagttaaaacactccaggtacacgacgcccagctggaaacacttcacgcaagtcgagctgcccgagattcacagaatttacagaaaatgttaaatttttgtgatttatatcgttatcgggacgatagatgtcttatattgggatatgagatttcggtcatatcgcacagccctacatAAACGTTTCATTAGCAGTGTTAACGCCTCAAAGCTGGCTGTGTTTTCTCTTCTCCGTATTCTTCCCCTTGCATTTACAAAAACCTCCAGATTCGTGCTGCAGCTTACACATGTACACGCATGCTCCGTCATTTTAAAAACTCTAATCATTCACGTGCTCCCGTCCACAGATGCACATGTTTATTGCCCGCTATTGTGACCTGCTCAACGTCGTGATCTCTTGCGATGGCTGTGAGCGGATGGCACCTTGGCACCGCTACCGATGTCTGCAGTGCATGGACATGGACCTCTGCAAGACCTGCTTCCTTAGTGAGTGCATGCATGACACCGATGATCAGAGAACCTTCCTGTAGTTGTAGTTATACTCACTCTGGATGCGTGTATATGTTAACCAGGTGGTGCCAAGCCTGAAGGCCACGAGGATGATCATGAGATGGTAAACATGGAATATGCCTGCGATCATTGCCAGGGGCTTATTGTAGGCAGCAGGATCAACTGCAATGTGTGTGAAGACTTTGACCTGTGCTTCGGTTGTTACAACGCAAAGAAGTATCCTGACAGGTGACGCGCGTCAAGTCACATTTAATGTTGAGGTTCGCCTCTTTAGTTCTCCTTTTATTAAATGGTTATCGTCCCATCGCCAGCCACCTGCCCACCCATCGGATCACCGTGTACCCCATGGTGACCATACGGATCAGCGATCGCCACCGTCTCATCCAGCCCTACATCCACAACTACTCTTGGCTGCTGTTTGCTGCTTTGGCCCTGTACACGTCAGAGCTGAGCAGCGAGAAGCAAACGGATGGAGACACTTTGGACAGCGACACTCTGAACGTGGCCAAAGCCCTGCAGACCCACTGCTCCCAGCTCATCACTGACTGCTTACTCAAAGGACAGACTGGCAAAGGTAAGTTCACAGCAGTGTAGCATTTGCATAATTTTACGTTGCACAGACTGGTTCTTAACATGTAatactctcttttttttttcttctgtgctcTGCATAGGTTTCCGTTCCTCTGCTTTGCTCGCTCTGCTGTCCACCAATGATTCTGCTTCTGACAGCGAACTGTGTCCAGTCTCTCCCGAGTCCTCTCAAGAGCTCAGCACAGCCACGGACACCTCCTCGCTCCCTGGTAGCACAGCAGCAGTCTGCTCTCCTTCATCTCCTAAGCACAAGGTGGGGAATGCAACTCATGTTCAAAGATAATGTGATGTCCTCATATTTAGGTCTCGCCGATTTACAGAAAAAGATGTAAAGTGTAAAAGTCAGCCTGTCCTCTCACAAACAGGACAAACCGTCAGATGAGAAAAAGGCAGAGGAGGTGAGCTCTCCCCCTCCTGCTCATCCAGAGTTGTCGCTCCCTCCGATCAGTGGGCCGGGGGACAAAAAGAAGCTGGTCACTCAAGACACCCTAGACTCTGCCCGGCTCAGCCAGACCCCGTCTGTGTCCAGCGAAGACCCCCTCTCTCCTGTGGTCCGACGTGAGTGCTGAGAGTGCTTTCACCCAGACGCTTGGCCTGATTCacctctatttatttatttatttatttatttactcactCTTCTGTGCTCCAAATTGTGGACCAGGAGCAGTCAACTCGCCAACATCTGATGTTGTCAAGGAAACAGACGATAGGCTGCCCCCAGTTCCCCTTCAGGGGCATGTGTTCTCCGAGTGCTCAAGAGAGAGGATCCTGGGACTGCTGGCAGCCATGCTACCTCCAGCCAAACCAGTAAATGACAAAAATCATTTTGTGGGGTTAAAACATTAAGATAGAAGATACAGCTCGCATAGAGTTCTCATGTCTGTGCAATAAATATGGAGTTACAGCTACAAGGCAGGCTAATCCGCTATCAGCCGTTTAGCTTGGCTTAGATCAGGGGTTGGCCCGTTTGACACTGTGGGGCCCGTTTGACACTGTGGGCCATACAGCAGACTCTCAGGGAAACTCCAGTTTCTGTCAGTATGAAGAAGCTGAATTACACATTTAAACAATGAGAAATGTTTGGAGAAGTGGACAAACAGCTAGCCTTGATGGACGGCACCTCGTTGTCCAACAGTCCACCACCATAAGCGGTGGACTGTTGGACAGTATAAATGATTTTGTACATGTTTCTAAAGGTTCGTTAGTCCTATGATTGCACTGACATATTCTCCTCTTATCCTAACATGTGTGTTGTCTTCCTGTCAGGGCTGTTCCCTGTGTCTGCCCAGTCTGAGCTCCATGCTGCCACAGCTTTTTAAGGCAGTCATTTCCAATGCTGGCTCTCTGAATGAGACCTACCACCTCACCTTAGGCCTCCTGGGTCAGCTGCTGCTCCGGATCCCTCCGATGGAGGCTGACACTGCTGTgacagaggctctggctgacaAGTATGAGTTGCTGATACAAGGAGAGATGTCCTGTTCAGACATCCAGGGCTGGAAGACCATACAGCTGCTTTTCAGCCTGGGCGCCGTCTGTTTAGACAGGTAAAAGACGTCCAACCCAGTGCCGGTCCTATCATTATGTTATTATCCACCTGTTGCAGACGAGCCAGGACGATGTCTCTGCTGTAAATAATCTGATCACACATATACAGGACAAAGTTGCCTCTGTGTgaaagattttaaattaaacaatcatgtgattgaagtgcagatcagctttaattcaagagcCTTAACAAAGTACTGCATAAACTGTTTTTTATACGCTGgtcccattttcagaggctcgaTAGTAGTTGGGCAAAATAACATCATTTCAAATAGAAGGACTgtttttaatcctttttttgAATGCATGGACATCAGCGATTGTTGAGACGCTCTGACAGACCTGCAGCTGCCCTCAGATGCTTTTAGTTTGTGGGTCTTTCTGCCTTCAGGTTCCtcttcagtaactgaaaagcTTTTGGGTTTAGTTTAAGTGTCTGACAAAAGCTCCGATCTTTGCCATGAGAAACTCTCGGCTTTGAGTCGTTGAGTGCTGAGCGATCAGCgttgcagcatttggctgaatctgagcagagagtattGGTCTACAaattcatcctgctgcttctatcagcagtTACATTTTGCTCTTGAGCAGGGTCGGCAAcgtttctgatgatgagtgcctaGTGTCTAAAATTTCCTCATGTGCATTAACAATAAAtgtaataacgctctatatcaacagttacacactataatGAGCAACTTCATAGAACTGTATTTGTTCACAGATGTTGGCAAAGTGCattttatggtctcctcacaacaatgatacgAAAAAACAAACTGGGCCAATACGACATGTTTGTTAATGCagggatacacatgttaatgtgatcctggtctcccactcagagtcTCAGAGTGTCCACATTCagacctgaggacactcttAATGTGACAGGAGATCAGcgcacacagatatgtagagccaaatactgtcaataagccCTGTGAAGGTTTtcaagacagttaaacttgtcaggtaatGATGTCCAGCagttgaaaatgcaagctccatgaacacgcacagctgtggattccagctgcgtttgtagttctgcaaactttgacccccacagagtcgagcttttcagttcaatcagctgcatttcgatgtcctctgtgtctgagagacaaatccagctgctcatagctttctggtttgatcagaaaataaaacattggtctGTACACGTCAAAGTCCTGAAAACGTCTCGAATCTTCGgctgtatccgtgtatttccgtggtgctgatgctggcGTTTGAAGTAGCCGTTTGCTGTTAGCTCAGATACCGTCGTTAAGAAGTGCACAGCTGTGTCTGTGCACTTTGGCCCGGCCGtagatttttatttgttaatgCACTTCCTCAGGTTAATTCGCCGCGTGTCGGGCCACATCTGGGCGTGCCAGCTGTGGCTCGAGTGCCCAGGGTTGATGATTCTCTGGAGAATAGCTGCTTTTCAGTcatttgtccaattacttttgagcctctgaaaatgtctGAACGATAAAACATGTATAAAACTATTTGTACATCCTACACAGTTAATGCAGAATCCCCTGAACTTCGATCGCAGATTGATCAGAGGTGGCGCCAGCTGCTCATAGAAaccagtttgtttgtgtttttccatgttgttgttttttgtggatGTGTAAACAGTTGTTTGGATGTTTGGTTGCAGTCGCATTGGCTTGGACTGGGCATGCACGGTGGCAGACATTTTGCACAGTCTCAATGCTTGCCCCGAGTGGTGCACAATCATCGCCGCCTTCACCGACCATTGCATTCAGCAGCTGCCGCAGACTCTGAAGCGCACCAACCTTTTCACACTGCTGGTGCTCGTGGGCTTCCCCGAGGTGGGTAGAAGACAGTTGATGCTGTGGAGTCTGAAACCTTACTGTGACTCTGTGAAGCCTATTGTgacgtgtgtgtgcgcgcgcgtgtgtgtgtgtgtgcgcgcgtgcgtgcgtgccaGGTGCTGTGCGTGGGCACCCAGACGGTGTTTATCGACAACGCCaatgaaaagcacaacatgatcTTGCTGAAACACTTCACAGAAAAGAACCATGCTGCAGTGGTGGACGTTAGAACGCGCAAGAGGAAAACAGGTTAGCACAGTAGCTTCTGGTTAACACAGTAGCTTCTGGTTAGCACAGTAGCTTCTGGTTAGCACAGTAGCTTCTGGTTAACACAGTAGCTTCTGGTTAGCACAGTAGCTTCTGGTTAACACAGTAGCTTCTGGTTAACACAGTAGCTTCTGGTTAACACAGTAGCTTCTGGACAGCACTGCTTATGATGAGGAATCATCTTTGGATTAACCTTCTGTGTGTTCGCTTTCGTAGTGAAGGACTACCAACTCATCCAGTCTCAGGATTCTTGCACAGTCGGTCTACCGGGGCAGCCAGAGGGCCAAGGCTGCCCAAAGACGCTGCTCAGTCGCTACCTGGGCAATTTCACCTCCATTATTAGCCACCTATTGCAGACAAGCCAGGACAACGGCTCTTCTGATGCCGTGGAGGCTTCCTGGGTCCTGTCTTTGGCTCTTAAAGGCCTCTATAACATACTCAAGGTACTCCAACCATATCCCGCCTTCCACGTTGGACAGCTTTTTATCAACAAGCTATCCCTGACCTGTTTAACATGATCAGTATCCCACCTCTGATCAGATAAACTTGGCATCATGCAGCACGATTCCTTTTCAtgtcatgttgtgttttttgttaagaAGCATGGAGTGGAGCACGCACATGAAGCCATCCAGGAGTCAGGCCTGACCCAGCTGCTGGTGAGGAAGTGCAGTAAGGGGACCGGCTTCAGCAAGCTGTGGCTGCTGCGCGACCTGGAGATTCTCTCCATCATGCTGTACTCCTCAAAGAGGGAGATCCATTCCATGGCCCAGGACCCGGAGCGAGAGCAACGAGAGCAGGACAAGGAGCACGACTCGGACCACTCCAGCTGCTGTGCTGACGACACGGATGTCAATAAGCCCGACCCGTTGGAGGGTCTCGATGAGGAGACAAAGATTTGCTTCCAAGTGAGTTGTGCTGCAAACACGCGCAGCCAAACCTGGGGTGAAAGAAAACTCTCaagtctttttttccttccaaaTGCAGATCACCCACGATGCCTTAAACGCCCCTTTGCCCATTCTGCGAGCTATGTATGAGCTGCAGATGAAGAGGACCGACTCGTTCTTCCTGGAGGTCCAGAAGAGGtgaggatgaagatgaagatttACTTTCTTTGTGATCCATGGATtcattaaaatctaaaacttggtGTGATGTTGTGCTTTTCTCAGATTTGATGGAGAAGAGATAAAAACGGATGAGACGATCCGTACGCTGGCCCAGAAGTGGCAATCCAGCAGGCGGCCTCGGTCTGAGGAGCGGAACACCAAGGCTGTGGACACTGACATGATTGTGGTGTCTTGTATGGTGGGTTGTTCCAAAAATGCTCTAAAACAGCCAGTTTCTCAGTCAACAATGTTACATGTCGTTGTTTTAAATGATAATGTTCTTGATTGACCTGCCAGTCTAAACCGAGTCACTGTGAAAAGGCCACAGAGGAGATAAACGTCGTAGCCCAGAAGCTCATCACCAACTCAGAGGGCGACCTCCAGCTCAGCTATGCCAAACAGAGACGCACCAAAAGCTCCGCTCTGCTGCACAAAGAGCTGGATGTGCGCAGCAACCGAGCCGTTCGTCAGTACCTGGTGAAGGTCAACCAGGCCATCGCCACGCTGTACGCTCGCCACGTGCTGGCGTCGTTGCTGGCCGACTGGCCCGCAGACGCGCCAATGAGCGAGGAGGCCCTGGAGCTGAGCGGGGCCTCGCACATGGCTTACATCTTGGACATGCTGATGCAGCTGGAGGAGCGGCCGTCGTGGGAGAAGGTGAGACGGGAGGCAGAAGTGAACAAAAGTAGTGTGCGAGTACACGATGGGCTGAAGCCgctttgtttgcttttacaATCAGATTCTTCAGAGGGTGCTGAAGGGTTGCAGCCACAGCATGCTCTGCAGTCTTTCTCTCACTGCTTGCCAGTTCATGGAGGAGCCTGGCATGGCAGTGCAGGTCAGAGAGTCCAAACACCCGTACGATAACAACACCAACTTTGAGGTGAGTCGGTTGTTGTTGCCGTTTAAAGACGCAGCTGTCCGCGAAATGTCACGTGTTGCTTCAAACGTGTACTTTACTGAACATCTGATGCTGAACTTCACTAAGACCTGCGCAGTTACTGTGTTGGGATTAATGACACGGCAACTTTGTCATGCCCGTGTGTTCTGCCCTCAGGACAAGGTGCACATCCCTGGCGCCATCTACCTGTCCGTAAAATTCGATTCCCGCTGCTACACAGAGGAAGGCTGCGACGAGCTCATCGTGTCCAGCAGCAGCGATTTTGTCCAAGATGTTCACAACTTCAGTGGGTCTCCGCAGAAGTGGTCCGATTTTGAAATCCCTGGTGAGGaccgtttgtgtgtgtttgcatttgaGATCATGTGACTGTTCACTTCATATTTGCATCTTTGGCTTTGTCTCAGGTGATACCCTGTACTACAGATTCATGTCAGACATGAGCAACACAGAGTGGGGCTACAAGTTCACCGTAACAGGGGGACACAGGGGCCGTTTTCAGACAGGtgccttcctccttctgtttgGGTTCAGATTCGCTTTGCAGCCTTTTTATTGAACGTCACATTAACATCAGCTTCATCAACTCTTCTTTGCTCGCTCATCAGGTTTTGAGATACTGAAGCAAATGTTAGCTGATGACCAAGTGCTCAGCCAACTGCCACTAGCCGACATCTGGGAGTGGCAAGTGGGCGTGGCCTGTCGACAGACTGGAAACCAGCGACTGAGAGCCATTCACCTGTTGCTGCGTCTGCTGCAGTGTCAGTCCCAGACGTAGGTCAAgcctccttctttttttctgtaaatgcGTCCATAACTGTCACACTCCCACCTGGATGCAGCAGTGCCGTCTACCTCTCATCTTTAGCTCAGCATTATGTCCTGGTGCAGGAGTGCACCGCCACACAGCATTTGCATAGAAGCCTTCATACATGCTCTTGTAATCATGATGGAAATTAGGTAAAGTATGGGTTTAGAAATTTTCATATGTGCAAACTGACCCAGCAACCATCAGGTCACGATGAGGGAATTCATAGAAGTCGGTGTGTAGACGGGCAGCAAGTCCATCTGTAAGAGTGAAATCATCCGTTTAGCGTCCTAGAAAACCTCTTTAAAGGGCTTTCCGCGTGCCCGGGTCGTGCGTTTGAGTTGAGAGCtatatcagcggtccccaaccacCAGGCCATGGACTGGTACCAGtctgtgagtcatttggtaccagGTCGCGATAGTTGAGGCTCgagtgtgaaatttatggttttcaggctttttatcattattttttatcgttaactcggtttccctgggtcttttcctgtgtgttatgaataaatct is a window encoding:
- the zzef1 gene encoding zinc finger ZZ-type and EF-hand domain-containing protein 1 isoform X3, coding for MLTEYSTGDGFLTEAGRLKASVILSTEDQSNFQVTQIKIKVRKGAIGPKCGLVFAYKEDDPFDAEKHFKRFKKYHSWDYKDFKEFVQSSTRTPAQSEGEPIGWFELEDDWNDVEIKLQQCRVAKFLMVKFLCTRQDNAERLGVQSLSFSGYLCPGTERLADLDDLSPKGESFDNDAVTGLCLLNKTLFFIQQLTRDMDASHCKQKYLLEFSGLSLSLFWSFYSKLREIEGEEVTKSRVLLLQLMQNCFPMLPTPRESRGKEESKVADEAGAAAHPSMSSSRDDLSDSMRAVWELYTHLCHIVDSPEGETSVEKALHTEAVKAVLHGAAVFFPDKHVRRDKLFHMMKNITEEDQPESVKVTFESLCNYFSNQDPSGLLLLPPKGAPSDFDISPILSVMETLLLVATRECEVMMVDENSGASRSVLLSLFWALQGSLLSWCYLQLKGGASTAIAMELARDILLKYVDQFLESVKSILGSLLERYTGAQITEKLGSSIIATVFRQLMIFLLELCPLDIPHSLLLKSFSSLVELLRSLSSDTGDIFSKVDQENWHQPQQPVVLRTWNMESPHNYENSRHETSIFACPGATSFEVEFDERCETEKRYDYLEFTDSRGGKVRYDMKVGTEKWPKKVTFDTGPQLQFLFHSDSSNNEWGYKFTVTALGLPDITISWMSDLQLLVARLMGRLASRTLALKSPHEVRSVKELPSGKMSHVQSSPLWKPILRHGLCEKREANRTKTVTDQASTWTLDELMGFLEDFARWNPSQELTDARTELMRTLMQACRKQTMRNEITAGSKIDQAVNAIWAAMVYHTPALNLALLSYVVNPDCKSSLSEEFVQVYSLADSIRTWMLEMKQRYLVGKMNIHDEREGGPDEVTMETLAEMCIEKSLLLFRFAPCGVPCQGSDASKATESSSALLFRSSSISEGDFQASSSLGPQAAGSEESCESRSGQSQSSSTHIPNSSSCGHSRRTHRDSTESLSPQPGEPASPSAYNRKAPFSRARLRLLSCRSIEEPRMTPSVKDRYPILKHILNFIKDQALTTASILQTLSLNKAQALSVCKVLEMVQQCFHSMGQPHLFQAPCILFLQELLACQKDFTCYFSQLSDSGQKLGEEVRRSYHQLVLMLVEAVQGFSSLNEKAFLPALSCVQTCLLHLLDMNWEAHDLPFFLSINLPDLLLSMSQENISVHDTAISQWTEEDEIADYKKNQEWMDECMDGMFEKWYDKIDEEESMEDRRKMHMFIARYCDLLNVVISCDGCERMAPWHRYRCLQCMDMDLCKTCFLSGAKPEGHEDDHEMVNMEYACDHCQGLIVGSRINCNVCEDFDLCFGCYNAKKYPDSHLPTHRITVYPMVTIRISDRHRLIQPYIHNYSWLLFAALALYTSELSSEKQTDGDTLDSDTLNVAKALQTHCSQLITDCLLKGQTGKGFRSSALLALLSTNDSASDSELCPVSPESSQELSTATDTSSLPGSTAAVCSPSSPKHKDKPSDEKKAEEVSSPPPAHPELSLPPISGPGDKKKLVTQDTLDSARLSQTPSVSSEDPLSPVVRRAVNSPTSDVVKETDDRLPPVPLQGHVFSECSRERILGLLAAMLPPAKPGCSLCLPSLSSMLPQLFKAVISNAGSLNETYHLTLGLLGQLLLRIPPMEADTAVTEALADKYELLIQGEMSCSDIQGWKTIQLLFSLGAVCLDSRIGLDWACTVADILHSLNACPEWCTIIAAFTDHCIQQLPQTLKRTNLFTLLVLVGFPEVLCVGTQTVFIDNANEKHNMILLKHFTEKNHAAVVDVRTRKRKTVKDYQLIQSQDSCTVGLPGQPEGQGCPKTLLSRYLGNFTSIISHLLQTSQDNGSSDAVEASWVLSLALKGLYNILKKHGVEHAHEAIQESGLTQLLVRKCSKGTGFSKLWLLRDLEILSIMLYSSKREIHSMAQDPEREQREQDKEHDSDHSSCCADDTDVNKPDPLEGLDEETKICFQITHDALNAPLPILRAMYELQMKRTDSFFLEVQKRFDGEEIKTDETIRTLAQKWQSSRRPRSEERNTKAVDTDMIVVSCMSKPSHCEKATEEINVVAQKLITNSEGDLQLSYAKQRRTKSSALLHKELDVRSNRAVRQYLVKVNQAIATLYARHVLASLLADWPADAPMSEEALELSGASHMAYILDMLMQLEERPSWEKILQRVLKGCSHSMLCSLSLTACQFMEEPGMAVQVRESKHPYDNNTNFEDKVHIPGAIYLSVKFDSRCYTEEGCDELIVSSSSDFVQDVHNFSGSPQKWSDFEIPGDTLYYRFMSDMSNTEWGYKFTVTGGHRGRFQTGFEILKQMLADDQVLSQLPLADIWEWQVGVACRQTGNQRLRAIHLLLRLLQCQSQTACTLTLLRPLWQLFMSMENSLSQDPTSITVLLPLHRALTELFFIAEARAIAQGVLQEYLLAMTTDEQLLNHTAMALKNIAAISLAISYPNKSTKLLNVSP